Proteins from a genomic interval of Salvelinus alpinus chromosome 7, SLU_Salpinus.1, whole genome shotgun sequence:
- the LOC139580416 gene encoding gastrula zinc finger protein XlCGF57.1-like, translated as MYKLQLLNLFLNEKLIAVPLEISVAVKKTIAEHQEEICRLRRANERLRRILDLVFKPEIKLHRLADLQQLTLSEEEVNCGQQHCEQEWSANLEPVDSDAVESIWDSINIRTVENQTESEDESNRESQSTSDYQPHSDVNPDSDNGKVDGVVSRIPPSRSKRGRGRPRKHTGESPDLKFGVCGKFSATAANLKRHQHNHHSEERPRKETSGLPDLKCDVCGKCFTAARSLMRHRRNRHSDERPYMCDTCGQCFTLNGYLTRHMKRHTEERQYCCTECGKCFFHKENLENHMGVHRGGAFKCDVCGRCLTTKGGLKFHQKKHTEQKSHRCKECSKAFFCRSNLKKHMRIHTGEKPFWCKECGKCFGENGSLSKHMMTHTEEKPHRCNECGRCFGLKGNLTVHMRTHRGEGVQCQLCGTHLKLASSLKRHLRTHRKNIHND; from the exons ATGTATAAACTACAGCTGCTTAATCTGTTTCTCAACGAAAAATTAATCGCAGTTCCTTTGGAGATATCCGTGGCAGTTAAAAAAACGATAGCAGAGCACCAGGAAGAAATCTGCCGTTTGAGACGGGCGAATGAACGTTTACGAAGAATCCTGGATTTGGTTTTCAAACCAGAGATAAAGTTGCATAGATTAGCAG ACCTCCAGCAACTCACTCTTTCTGAAGAGGAGGTTAACTGTGGCCAGCAGCACTGTGAGCAGGAATGGAGCGCCAATCTGGAGCCGGTGGACTCTGATGCCGTAGAGTCTATATGGGACTCGATCAACATCAGAACGGTAGAGAACCAAACAGAATCAGAAGACGAGAGCAACAGAGAGTCCCAATCAACCAGTGACTATCAGCCCCACTCTGATGTAAACCCAGACAGTGACAATGGAAAAGTGGATGGAGTGGTGAGCAGAATACCACCGTCAAGGTCAAAGAGGGGAAGAGGACGGCCAAGGAAACACACCGGTGAGTCGCCTGATCTGAAATTTGGCGTGTGCGGGAAATTCTCGGCGACAGCAGCGAATCTGAAAAGACATCAACACAATCATCACAGTGAAGAGAGACCAAGAAAAGAAACCAGTGGATTGCCTGATCTAAAATGTGACGTGTGTGGAAAATGCTTTACGGCAGCACGTAGTCTGATGAGGCATCGGCGGAATCGGCACAGTGATGAGAGACCATACATGTGCGACACATGTGGACAATGTTTCACCCTGAACGGCTACCTGACCCGGCACATGAAGCGTCACACGGAGGAGAGACAATATTGCTGCACCGAATGTGGCAAATGTTTCTTTCACAAAGAGAACCTGGAAAATCATATGGGTGTTCATAGAGGGGGGGCTTTTAAATGTGACGTGTGTGGAAGATGCTTGACGACTAAAGGGGGTCTGAAATTTCATCAGAAAAAGCACACGGAACAGAAATCGCATCGGTGTAAAGAATGTAGCAAAGCCTTTTTCTGCAGGTCAAACCTGAAAAAGCATATGAGGATTCACACTGGGGAGAAACCATTTTGgtgcaaagaatgtggcaaatGCTTTGGTGAGAATGGAAGCCTGTCAAAGCATATGATGACTCACACCGAGGAGAAACCTCATCGCTGTAATGAATGTGGCAGATGCTTCGGTCTGAAGGGAAACCTGACAGTTCATATGAGGACTCATAGAGGTGAGGGAGTACAATGTCAGTTGTGTGGAACTCACTTGAAGTTAGCATCAAGTCTGAAAAGACATCTGCGAACTCACAGAAAGAATATTCATAATGACTGA
- the LOC139580412 gene encoding phenazine biosynthesis-like domain-containing protein isoform X1: MEIPVFTVDAFTNLPFKGNPAAVCLLLHELQDDMYQNIAAEMNLSETAFIIRLNSKDDFSSGARFRLRWFTPTTEVPLCGHATLASAAVLFYKKKNVNSTVVFETLSGELYVRQQGESIVMNFPLNKPTPVGLKEFKDIVKAAVGDQPVQEVCLCATTKMLMVRLADSCDRSVLTSLQPDPAVLLRVDTGGRVRGLLVTMIGDPGCQSGYDFYSRNFFPWFGVPEDPVTGSAHTVLAGYWSEKLGKKKMLAYQCSSRGGELELELQDDGRLNIAGQAVTVLQGILTV, encoded by the exons ATGGAGATTCCAGTATTCACTGTTGATGCGTTTACCAACTTACCTTTCAAAGGAAATCCTGCAGCAGTTTGTCTGCTTTTACAT GAATTGCAGGATGATATGTACCAGAACATTGCTGCTGAGATGAACCTGTCAGAGACTGCCTTCATCATACGGCTGAATTCAAAAGATGACTTCAGCTCAG GAGCACGCTTCCGTTTGCGTTGGTTCACCCCCACCACTGAGGTTCCTCTGTGTGGCCATGCCACCCTGGCTTCAGCTGCAGTACTGTTTTACAAAAAAA AAAATGTCAACTCAACAGTGGTATTTGAGACACTGAGTGGAGAGCTGTATGTGCGACAACAAGGGGAATCTATAGTGATGAATTTCCCCCTGAACAAACCTACTCCTGTG GGTCTTAAAGAATTTAAAGACATAGTTAAA GCTGCTGTGGGAGACCAGCCAGTTCAAGAAGTGTGCCTCTGTGCCACCACCAAAATGCTAATGGTGCGCCTTGCTGACAGTTGTGACAG GTCAGTGCTCACGTCCCTGCAGCCAGACCCAGCAGTTCTGCTCCGTGTAGACACTGGCGGGAGGGTTAGGGGTCTGCTTGTCACCATGATCGGAGACCCTGGCTGTCAGTCTGGCTATGACTTCTACTCCAGAAACTTCTTCCCCTGGTTCGGGGTTCCTGAGGACCCTGTGACTG GCTCTGCGCATACTGTCCTTGCAGGCTACTGGTCAGAGAAACTTGGCAAGAAAAAGATGCTGG CCTATCAGTGCTCTAGCCGTGGTGGGGAGCTGGAGCTTGAGCTACAGGATGATGGCAGGCTCAATATCGCTGGCCAGGCggtcaccgtcctgcaggggattCTCACTGTGTAG
- the LOC139580413 gene encoding serine protease HTRA2, mitochondrial-like isoform X1, protein MSTHVNRPLFWIIRRYTGEYLRKCYILNERTLGRVSGASVGYKQHSTGDANTCHVNNVPIIWSAGGDRGSGSERTTFLKSVAVGLGLGSAAVLHFRGDEENNVCERRGLLCDSFLERVLPTAHCASPFKPDSPRFKFNFIADVVEKATPAVVYIEIVGRHPFSGREVPISNGSGFIVSSDGLIVTNAHVVANKRGVRVKLTNGETYNATVQDVDQVADIATIKINAQHPLPTLSLGLSSDVRQGEFVVAMGSPFALRNTITSGIVSSVQRGSKELGLSKPNMDYIQTDAAIDFGNSGGPLINLDGEVIGINTMKVTAGISFAIPSDHVKHFLNQASDKKKSQLGVLDTKRRYIGVMMLTLTPSIIAELKLRDPSFPDVTYGIMIHRVIMGSPANRAGMKPGDIVLEINGTKVNTSEEIYNAVRTSDSITMVIRRGQDLLRLHMTPEFTE, encoded by the exons ATGTCAACACATGTCAATCGTCCGCTCTTCTGGATAATCAGGAGGTACACTGGGGAATATCTCCGAAAATGTTACATTTTGAACGAGCGAACACTAGGACGAGTTTCCGGTGCTTCTGTCGGTTACAAACAGCACTCAACGGGAGACGCAAACACCTGTCATGTCAACAATGTTCCGATCATTTGGAGCGCAGGAGGCGACAGGGGCAGTGGCTCAGAGCGGACTACTTTCCTCAAGTCAGTTGCTGTTGGGTTGGGACTCGGTAGTGCAGCAGTTCTGCATTTCAGAGGGGACGAGGAAAACAACGTTTGTGAGAGGAGAGGTCTACTTTGTGATTCGTTCCTAGAACGTGTCTTGCCAACAGCCCACTGTGCCTCTCCTTTTAAACCCGACAGTCCACGATTCAAGTTCAACTTCATTGCGGATGTGGTGGAAAAAGCTACGCCCGCTGTCGTGTATATTGAAATCGTCGGCCG GCACCCGTTCTCCGGTCGGGAAGTCCCCATCTCCAACGGTTCTGGGTTCATTGTCAGCAGTGATGGGCTCATAGTCACCAATGCCCATGTAGTGGCCAATAAGAGAGGAGTCCGGGTCAAGCTAACCAATGGGGAGACGTATAACGCCACTGTGCAAGACGTCGATCAGGTGGCGGACATAGCCACTATAAAAATCAATGCCCAG cACCCTCTCCCTACCCTATCTCTGGGGCTGTCGTCGGATGTGCGTCAGGGGGAGTTTGTGGTTGCCATGGGCAGCCCGTTTGCCCTGAGGAACACCATCACGTCAGGTATCGTCTCTTCAGTCCAGCGGGGCAGCAAGGAGCTGGGTCTGTCCAAACCCAACATGGACTATATCCAGACAGACGCTGCCATCGAT TTTGGGAATTCTGGAGGGCCTCTGATTAATCTGGACGGTGAGGTGATCGGCATCAACACCATGAAGGTGACGGCAGGGATCTCCTTCGCGATCCCCTCGGATCATGTCAAACACTTCCTGAACCAAGCCTCCGACAAGAAGA AGTCTCAGTTGGGGGTGTTGGACACCAAGCGGAGATACATCGGCGTCATGATGCTGACCCTGACTCCAAG TATCATTGCCGAGTTGAAGCTGAGGGACCCCTCCTTCCCTGATGTCACTTACGGGATCATGATCCACCGGGTCATCATGGGCTCTCCAGCCAACAG GGCAGGTATGAAGCCAGGTGACATAGTGCTGGAGATCAACGGCACCAAGGTGAACACGTCAGAGGAGATTTACAATGCCGTGAGGACCAGCGACAGCATCACCATGGTGATCAGAAGGGGTCAGGACCTACTCAGACTACACATGACCCCAGAGTTCACAGAGTGA
- the LOC139580413 gene encoding serine protease HTRA2, mitochondrial-like isoform X2: MSTHVNRPLFWIIRRYTGEYLRKCYILNERTLGRVSGASVGYKQHSTGDANTCHVNNVPIIWSAGGDRGSGSERTTFLKSVAVGLGLGSAAVLHFRGDEENNVCERRGLLCDSFLERVLPTAHCASPFKPDSPRFKFNFIADVVEKATPAVVYIEIVGRHPFSGREVPISNGSGFIVSSDGLIVTNAHVVANKRGVRVKLTNGETYNATVQDVDQVADIATIKINAQHPLPTLSLGLSSDVRQGEFVVAMGSPFALRNTITSGIVSSVQRGSKELGLSKPNMDYIQTDAAIDFGNSGGPLINLDGEVIGINTMKVTAGISFAIPSDHVKHFLNQASDKKKSQLGVLDTKRRYIGVMMLTLTPSIIAELKLRDPSFPDVTYGIMIHRVIMGSPANRAGMKLGECRYNPPQGRYDVR; the protein is encoded by the exons ATGTCAACACATGTCAATCGTCCGCTCTTCTGGATAATCAGGAGGTACACTGGGGAATATCTCCGAAAATGTTACATTTTGAACGAGCGAACACTAGGACGAGTTTCCGGTGCTTCTGTCGGTTACAAACAGCACTCAACGGGAGACGCAAACACCTGTCATGTCAACAATGTTCCGATCATTTGGAGCGCAGGAGGCGACAGGGGCAGTGGCTCAGAGCGGACTACTTTCCTCAAGTCAGTTGCTGTTGGGTTGGGACTCGGTAGTGCAGCAGTTCTGCATTTCAGAGGGGACGAGGAAAACAACGTTTGTGAGAGGAGAGGTCTACTTTGTGATTCGTTCCTAGAACGTGTCTTGCCAACAGCCCACTGTGCCTCTCCTTTTAAACCCGACAGTCCACGATTCAAGTTCAACTTCATTGCGGATGTGGTGGAAAAAGCTACGCCCGCTGTCGTGTATATTGAAATCGTCGGCCG GCACCCGTTCTCCGGTCGGGAAGTCCCCATCTCCAACGGTTCTGGGTTCATTGTCAGCAGTGATGGGCTCATAGTCACCAATGCCCATGTAGTGGCCAATAAGAGAGGAGTCCGGGTCAAGCTAACCAATGGGGAGACGTATAACGCCACTGTGCAAGACGTCGATCAGGTGGCGGACATAGCCACTATAAAAATCAATGCCCAG cACCCTCTCCCTACCCTATCTCTGGGGCTGTCGTCGGATGTGCGTCAGGGGGAGTTTGTGGTTGCCATGGGCAGCCCGTTTGCCCTGAGGAACACCATCACGTCAGGTATCGTCTCTTCAGTCCAGCGGGGCAGCAAGGAGCTGGGTCTGTCCAAACCCAACATGGACTATATCCAGACAGACGCTGCCATCGAT TTTGGGAATTCTGGAGGGCCTCTGATTAATCTGGACGGTGAGGTGATCGGCATCAACACCATGAAGGTGACGGCAGGGATCTCCTTCGCGATCCCCTCGGATCATGTCAAACACTTCCTGAACCAAGCCTCCGACAAGAAGA AGTCTCAGTTGGGGGTGTTGGACACCAAGCGGAGATACATCGGCGTCATGATGCTGACCCTGACTCCAAG TATCATTGCCGAGTTGAAGCTGAGGGACCCCTCCTTCCCTGATGTCACTTACGGGATCATGATCCACCGGGTCATCATGGGCTCTCCAGCCAACAG GGCAGGTATGAAGCTAGGTGAGTGTCGTTATAACCCTCCACAGGGCAGGTATGACGTTAGGTGA
- the LOC139580412 gene encoding phenazine biosynthesis-like domain-containing protein isoform X2 gives MEIPVFTVDAFTNLPFKGNPAAVCLLLHELQDDMYQNIAAEMNLSETAFIIRLNSKDDFSSENVNSTVVFETLSGELYVRQQGESIVMNFPLNKPTPVGLKEFKDIVKAAVGDQPVQEVCLCATTKMLMVRLADSCDRSVLTSLQPDPAVLLRVDTGGRVRGLLVTMIGDPGCQSGYDFYSRNFFPWFGVPEDPVTGSAHTVLAGYWSEKLGKKKMLAYQCSSRGGELELELQDDGRLNIAGQAVTVLQGILTV, from the exons ATGGAGATTCCAGTATTCACTGTTGATGCGTTTACCAACTTACCTTTCAAAGGAAATCCTGCAGCAGTTTGTCTGCTTTTACAT GAATTGCAGGATGATATGTACCAGAACATTGCTGCTGAGATGAACCTGTCAGAGACTGCCTTCATCATACGGCTGAATTCAAAAGATGACTTCAGCTCAG AAAATGTCAACTCAACAGTGGTATTTGAGACACTGAGTGGAGAGCTGTATGTGCGACAACAAGGGGAATCTATAGTGATGAATTTCCCCCTGAACAAACCTACTCCTGTG GGTCTTAAAGAATTTAAAGACATAGTTAAA GCTGCTGTGGGAGACCAGCCAGTTCAAGAAGTGTGCCTCTGTGCCACCACCAAAATGCTAATGGTGCGCCTTGCTGACAGTTGTGACAG GTCAGTGCTCACGTCCCTGCAGCCAGACCCAGCAGTTCTGCTCCGTGTAGACACTGGCGGGAGGGTTAGGGGTCTGCTTGTCACCATGATCGGAGACCCTGGCTGTCAGTCTGGCTATGACTTCTACTCCAGAAACTTCTTCCCCTGGTTCGGGGTTCCTGAGGACCCTGTGACTG GCTCTGCGCATACTGTCCTTGCAGGCTACTGGTCAGAGAAACTTGGCAAGAAAAAGATGCTGG CCTATCAGTGCTCTAGCCGTGGTGGGGAGCTGGAGCTTGAGCTACAGGATGATGGCAGGCTCAATATCGCTGGCCAGGCggtcaccgtcctgcaggggattCTCACTGTGTAG